A genomic stretch from Deltaproteobacteria bacterium includes:
- a CDS encoding EAL domain-containing protein, with translation MTAIIIEDWDMWKYGDSLARKALIAVFILLLPMAVAFLYTYTSTKQKLLNTTLEELLVTAEGYEALVYSFIEMSKRRAEDFASDGLIRRELKRGGSGAALSAHLVKNKIVLDKTLLYINVLDLKGRVVASTDKRNVGKNYFDEDVFKKGVVRTVFLEDHHGGEGQDIANIEVATPVRDVDTGAVIGVLVNDIKFDELDSLVSGAFLARHGAISYGKGSRETLEIYLVDDHKHFLTSSRFLPDVILKAKVDTLPVNACVNESKEMKGYYDDYRGMRVGGVSMCLPELSWTLLTEIDEREVLRPINEILRSVLIAAFIAVLLMFLLYYLFLKYVIRPLDSLVVASEKLAKGDYDIALPVTTSDEIGRLVDAFNSMTVDIRERTAEIKKSEASLLNAQRVAHMGNWDWNIVTGDLHWSPEIYRIFGIDPYEFKETYDAFLERVHPDDRQYVIDSVNAALANEKPYSIDHRLITVTGEERIVHEEAEVTFNNGKPVKMTGTVQDVTEARRSEYELKKLTMVIEQSINLVFITDSIGKIEYVNPTFENISGYSREECIGKYPTIVASGDTSAEDYKKLWNTISSGKTWRGVFKNKKKNGEYFWVSSIISPIRDDKGAITHYLAIQEDVTDRMQAEEKMRYLSYHDELTGLYNRQHFIHIVDSWLALGDGAEGPEGVGVLMIFDLDQFKFINNTYGHGMGDSVLVRIARLVENKLTSQEFPFVKDVSSGVILSRLSADEFAVFLPGLGEAQAVAAAEYLRGCIEHYNPVEISGKLTASIGCALYPSHGDSARKLLSKADAACYRAKELGRNRARLYKEEDGVLEQMRDRLTRKDMIIEAVDNNRFEPWFQPIMNIETGEVSHYEALARLRDASGGIVMPGEFIDTAERFGLIAQVNNMVFEKSLDTMLKLNKAGRKVTFSVNLSGRMIGEEETLIYLKETIKKSGVDPSCIVFEITETAMVQDIKLAKGFIDDLRSVGCHFSLDDFGVGFTSFAYLRELNVSYIKIDGSFVRKLDTSPKDQLLVKSIAEIARGMNVKTIAEFVENEASLNLLKEFSVDYAQGYHVGRPAPFKDLD, from the coding sequence GTGACAGCGATTATTATCGAGGATTGGGATATGTGGAAATACGGAGACTCTCTGGCAAGAAAGGCCCTTATAGCGGTTTTCATACTGCTGCTGCCGATGGCCGTCGCCTTTCTCTATACTTATACAAGCACAAAACAAAAGCTTCTTAATACCACACTCGAAGAGCTCCTTGTAACTGCCGAGGGTTACGAGGCCCTGGTGTATTCTTTTATAGAGATGAGCAAGCGAAGGGCCGAGGACTTCGCAAGCGACGGCCTCATACGGCGTGAGTTAAAGCGCGGCGGCTCAGGGGCCGCACTTTCCGCGCACCTTGTTAAAAACAAAATAGTGCTCGATAAGACGCTCCTCTATATAAACGTGCTTGATTTGAAGGGCAGGGTCGTTGCCTCGACCGACAAGCGAAATGTCGGGAAAAATTATTTTGACGAAGACGTATTTAAGAAAGGTGTCGTTCGGACGGTATTTCTCGAAGACCATCACGGGGGCGAGGGGCAAGACATTGCCAATATAGAAGTTGCGACCCCTGTGCGAGATGTCGACACCGGCGCTGTAATAGGCGTGCTCGTAAACGATATAAAGTTCGATGAGCTCGATTCCCTTGTAAGCGGAGCTTTTCTTGCCCGGCACGGCGCCATAAGCTACGGCAAAGGGTCAAGGGAAACCCTTGAGATATATCTTGTTGACGACCATAAGCATTTTCTAACGAGCTCGCGGTTTCTGCCAGACGTCATATTAAAGGCTAAGGTCGATACTTTGCCTGTCAATGCCTGCGTTAACGAGTCGAAGGAGATGAAGGGGTACTACGACGATTACAGGGGTATGCGTGTCGGCGGCGTTTCCATGTGCCTGCCCGAGCTTAGCTGGACGCTCCTTACCGAAATCGACGAGCGCGAGGTACTTAGGCCGATTAACGAGATACTTAGAAGCGTTTTGATAGCCGCCTTTATTGCCGTTCTCCTGATGTTCCTTCTTTATTATTTATTCCTTAAGTATGTTATACGCCCGCTCGACAGTCTTGTTGTCGCTTCCGAGAAACTTGCAAAAGGCGATTACGATATCGCGCTTCCCGTGACCACGTCCGACGAAATCGGACGCCTTGTCGATGCCTTTAATTCCATGACAGTCGACATACGTGAGCGCACCGCGGAGATAAAGAAAAGCGAGGCAAGCCTGCTTAACGCGCAGCGCGTTGCGCACATGGGCAACTGGGACTGGAATATCGTTACAGGCGACCTTCACTGGTCCCCTGAGATATACCGTATATTTGGCATAGATCCCTACGAGTTCAAGGAGACCTACGACGCGTTTCTCGAGAGAGTGCACCCGGACGACAGGCAATATGTCATAGATTCCGTAAATGCCGCGCTTGCCAACGAAAAGCCGTACTCTATAGACCACAGACTTATAACCGTTACCGGTGAAGAGCGGATTGTTCATGAGGAAGCCGAGGTAACGTTTAATAATGGCAAGCCCGTCAAGATGACCGGCACTGTGCAGGACGTTACAGAAGCCAGAAGAAGCGAGTACGAGCTTAAAAAGCTCACTATGGTCATAGAGCAGAGCATCAACCTTGTGTTCATAACAGATTCGATTGGCAAAATTGAGTATGTGAACCCCACCTTCGAAAACATTTCCGGGTATTCGAGGGAGGAGTGTATCGGAAAGTATCCGACTATCGTTGCCTCCGGCGACACATCGGCCGAGGATTATAAGAAACTCTGGAATACCATATCTTCGGGTAAGACCTGGCGCGGCGTCTTTAAGAATAAGAAGAAGAACGGCGAGTACTTCTGGGTATCGAGCATCATCTCTCCGATAAGGGACGACAAGGGCGCTATAACGCATTACCTCGCCATACAGGAAGACGTGACCGACAGGATGCAGGCCGAGGAAAAGATGCGCTACCTTAGCTATCATGACGAGCTTACAGGCCTCTATAACAGGCAGCATTTCATACATATAGTGGATTCCTGGCTCGCGCTTGGCGACGGCGCCGAAGGCCCCGAAGGCGTCGGGGTTCTCATGATATTCGACCTTGACCAGTTCAAGTTCATCAATAACACCTACGGCCACGGCATGGGCGATTCCGTGCTCGTAAGGATAGCAAGGCTTGTTGAGAATAAGCTTACCTCGCAGGAGTTCCCGTTCGTTAAGGACGTATCGAGCGGCGTAATACTCTCGAGGCTCAGCGCCGACGAGTTCGCCGTCTTTTTGCCAGGGCTTGGCGAGGCGCAGGCCGTTGCTGCCGCCGAATATCTTAGAGGCTGCATAGAGCACTATAACCCTGTCGAGATATCCGGCAAACTCACTGCAAGCATCGGGTGCGCGCTTTATCCGAGCCACGGCGATTCCGCAAGAAAGCTCCTCTCCAAGGCCGATGCCGCGTGTTATAGAGCAAAGGAGCTTGGCAGGAACAGAGCGCGTCTGTATAAGGAAGAGGACGGAGTTCTCGAGCAGATGCGTGACAGGCTTACCCGTAAAGACATGATAATCGAGGCCGTTGACAATAACCGCTTCGAGCCCTGGTTCCAGCCCATAATGAATATCGAGACCGGCGAGGTATCGCACTACGAAGCGCTTGCGAGGCTTCGCGATGCTTCCGGCGGCATAGTCATGCCTGGCGAGTTCATAGACACGGCCGAGCGCTTTGGCCTTATAGCGCAGGTCAACAACATGGTCTTTGAGAAGTCCCTTGACACCATGCTTAAACTTAACAAGGCCGGGCGCAAGGTCACGTTCTCGGTAAATCTCTCTGGCCGCATGATAGGCGAGGAGGAGACGCTTATTTATTTGAAAGAAACGATAAAGAAGTCAGGAGTAGATCCTTCGTGCATAGTGTTTGAAATAACCGAGACGGCCATGGTGCAGGATATTAAGCTCGCCAAAGGCTTTATAGACGACCTTAGGAGCGTGGGTTGCCATTTTTCGCTCGATGATTTCGGCGTCGGCTTCACGTCATTTGCCTATCTCAGGGAGTTGAACGTGAGTTACATAAAGATAGACGGCTCGTTCGTAAGAAAACTCGACACCTCTCCCAAAGACCAGCTTCTTGTAAAATCCATTGCCGAAATCGCCAGAGGCATGAACGTAAAGACCATAGCCGAGTTCGTGGAGAACGAGGCTTCTCTTAACCTTTTGAAGGAGTTCAGTGTTGACTACGCCCAGGGCTATCATGTCGGGCGTCCGGCTCCGTTCAAGGACCTTGATTAG
- a CDS encoding DUF3108 domain-containing protein, which yields MIFFSGKYRFAATAFLAAALLVVGVPSSTRGSGATAAAAPAAAPKPAVSSIGDAYDGELYGYRVSFWYFKKAAEASVGISSVGNGRYKAVLSAHTTGVLSWVPGLRHREDTFTALLEETDGGRRFRTLEYEEVTKLGSKLTKKTFVFDYAKRSVQVDQWKNGEHRRSFVLTFKEGESFDDPLCAFYNFRYGVYGPIKAGSEYRIKTIPRKKDGEDIELLLSLISSKDYDARYLKANGEGYYAYVKLDKEFLDSSSGNIEILFDPAMAPKATVAKDIMLFGDVKGALTGATRPKKAVSGKPSE from the coding sequence ATGATTTTTTTTTCAGGTAAATACAGGTTTGCCGCCACTGCGTTTCTTGCAGCAGCTCTTTTGGTGGTCGGTGTTCCTTCCTCTACGCGCGGCTCGGGCGCGACGGCTGCCGCTGCGCCTGCGGCAGCGCCAAAGCCTGCTGTGTCTTCCATAGGCGATGCCTACGACGGCGAGCTCTACGGCTACCGCGTAAGCTTCTGGTATTTCAAGAAGGCAGCCGAGGCCTCTGTAGGCATATCTTCCGTTGGAAATGGCCGTTACAAGGCCGTTCTTTCGGCGCATACAACTGGTGTGCTTTCCTGGGTTCCGGGGCTTAGGCACAGAGAGGACACTTTTACAGCGCTTTTAGAGGAAACCGACGGAGGCAGGCGTTTCAGGACGCTTGAGTACGAAGAGGTTACCAAACTCGGCTCAAAGCTCACGAAAAAGACCTTTGTATTCGATTATGCTAAGCGAAGCGTCCAGGTAGACCAGTGGAAGAACGGCGAGCACAGAAGGTCGTTTGTGCTGACGTTTAAGGAAGGCGAATCCTTCGACGATCCGCTTTGCGCTTTCTATAATTTCCGCTACGGCGTCTACGGCCCCATAAAGGCCGGCTCCGAGTACAGGATAAAGACCATTCCAAGGAAGAAGGACGGCGAGGACATAGAGCTTTTGCTAAGCCTTATTTCGTCCAAGGATTACGATGCGCGTTATTTAAAGGCTAACGGAGAAGGGTACTACGCCTACGTGAAGCTCGATAAGGAGTTTCTCGATTCTTCTTCCGGCAATATAGAGATACTCTTTGATCCTGCCATGGCCCCCAAGGCCACCGTGGCCAAGGACATAATGCTCTTTGGCGACGTAAAGGGCGCGCTTACCGGCGCTACCAGGCCCAAGAAGGCCGTTTCGGGAAAACCTTCCGAGTAA
- a CDS encoding FG-GAP repeat protein, whose product MKMRGMRHVAKEGVVKNAKKSFGLECIVLALLCMVLPSCADKPVSMVYPGKLVASDGSANDWFGLSVSASADGSTIVVGALFDDVDVNTDQGSAYVYRWNGSSWSETRLVASDGRGGDQFGNSVSVSSDGSTVVVGAHEDDINGRDSGAVYVYKWNESSWNETKLMASDGAAVDYFGWSVAVSSDGAMVVVGAYKGDVGVNVNQGSAYVYKWNGSSWNETKLVASDGDEGDWFGVSVYASADGSTIVVGAPSDDVDANTEQGSAYVYKWNGSSWNETKLTASDGAAYDSFGGSVSVLSDGTMVVVGAPMSDDNGNSGLAYVYRWTGNSWQETKIASPGGEEYDRFGMSVSISQDGSIVVIGAPYFVKGENKNQGSAYVYKWNGESWSEVKLTPLDGAMRSSLGISVSASSDGSIIVVGAFLDDVGTNTDQGSAYVYKWNGSAYVVGF is encoded by the coding sequence ATGAAAATGCGTGGAATGCGGCATGTTGCAAAGGAGGGGGTTGTGAAGAACGCGAAAAAGTCCTTTGGTCTTGAGTGTATTGTTTTGGCGCTGCTGTGCATGGTGTTGCCGTCCTGCGCGGATAAGCCTGTGTCGATGGTTTATCCCGGCAAGCTTGTTGCCTCGGATGGCTCGGCAAACGATTGGTTCGGTCTGTCGGTTTCTGCGTCGGCCGACGGCTCTACTATTGTTGTCGGCGCGCTTTTCGACGACGTTGACGTGAATACCGATCAGGGCTCGGCTTATGTGTATAGATGGAATGGAAGCTCGTGGTCGGAAACAAGACTTGTTGCCTCGGATGGCCGTGGAGGCGATCAGTTTGGTAATTCGGTTTCTGTATCTTCCGATGGTTCTACGGTTGTTGTTGGTGCGCATGAAGATGACATTAATGGCCGTGACTCCGGCGCCGTGTATGTATATAAATGGAACGAAAGTTCATGGAATGAGACCAAGCTTATGGCATCGGACGGCGCTGCGGTGGATTATTTTGGCTGGTCGGTTGCGGTATCTTCTGATGGTGCTATGGTGGTTGTCGGTGCGTATAAGGGTGATGTTGGCGTTAATGTGAATCAGGGCTCGGCGTATGTGTATAAATGGAATGGAAGTTCGTGGAATGAGACTAAACTTGTTGCGTCTGATGGCGATGAAGGCGACTGGTTTGGTGTATCGGTCTATGCGTCAGCCGACGGCTCTACTATTGTTGTCGGTGCGCCATCGGACGACGTTGACGCGAATACCGAGCAGGGCTCGGCGTATGTGTATAAATGGAATGGAAGTTCGTGGAATGAGACCAAACTTACGGCATCGGACGGCGCAGCGTATGACTCGTTTGGTGGTTCGGTCTCGGTATTGTCCGACGGCACTATGGTTGTTGTAGGCGCACCAATGAGCGACGATAATGGCAATTCGGGGTTAGCGTATGTATATAGGTGGACAGGAAACTCTTGGCAGGAAACAAAGATTGCTTCACCTGGTGGGGAGGAATACGACAGATTCGGTATGTCGGTCTCTATATCGCAAGACGGCTCTATAGTTGTTATTGGTGCGCCTTATTTTGTCAAGGGAGAGAATAAAAATCAAGGCTCGGCGTATGTGTATAAATGGAACGGAGAGTCATGGTCAGAGGTCAAGCTTACACCACTTGATGGCGCTATGAGAAGTAGTTTAGGTATATCGGTTTCTGCATCATCCGACGGCTCTATTATTGTTGTCGGCGCGTTTTTAGATGATGTTGGCACGAATACCGATCAGGGCTCTGCTTATGTGTATAAATGGAACGGCTCGGCGTATGTGGTAGGGTTTTAA
- a CDS encoding class I SAM-dependent rRNA methyltransferase: MNAKIKITDRCAKRLKAGHLWVYDNEIAGITGGALTDGADADFVDSRGKFIARGYVNRKSKIAGRVLTFRPEDTGEKFLKTRIEASIKRRADLGYDVLKGTYRVVFSEGDLLPGLIVDKYKDVVVIQLLSLGMDVRRSAIVKILKDIFSPAAIIEKSDSSVREKEGLKTVKEVVYGTLPSPLILETDGVSFEVDPLEGQKTGFYLDQAENRRVIEPYVKNKRVLDAFTNTGSFAIYAVNYNATSVDAVEDSKKAFEGLKRNVALNKMDSAINCLRADSFDLLREKAAAGEKYGAVILDPPSFLKTKDRREGALRGYKDINLYGLKLLEDGGFLITASCSHNVTLGAFLDVLNDAASDADSLLDILEMRTQSKDHPVLLSMPETHYLKFVIARKMGR; the protein is encoded by the coding sequence ATGAACGCGAAAATAAAAATAACCGACAGGTGCGCAAAAAGGCTTAAGGCAGGGCATCTCTGGGTCTATGATAACGAAATCGCAGGAATCACGGGCGGCGCCCTTACCGACGGAGCAGACGCTGACTTCGTGGACTCGCGGGGAAAGTTCATAGCCAGGGGCTACGTAAATAGGAAATCCAAGATAGCCGGACGAGTCCTGACATTCAGACCCGAAGACACGGGAGAAAAATTCCTGAAAACAAGAATCGAGGCTTCAATAAAACGCAGAGCAGACCTCGGCTACGATGTTCTAAAAGGCACGTACAGAGTGGTATTTAGCGAAGGAGACCTGCTCCCGGGGCTCATTGTCGACAAATACAAAGACGTCGTCGTAATACAGCTACTTTCGCTTGGCATGGACGTGCGTAGAAGCGCAATCGTCAAAATACTAAAGGACATATTCTCGCCTGCTGCGATAATAGAAAAAAGCGATTCATCTGTGCGCGAAAAAGAAGGGCTAAAGACCGTAAAGGAAGTCGTTTACGGCACACTGCCCTCTCCTCTTATATTGGAGACCGATGGCGTGTCCTTCGAGGTCGACCCGCTAGAAGGGCAAAAAACAGGGTTCTACCTTGACCAGGCTGAAAACAGGCGCGTCATCGAGCCGTATGTTAAGAATAAGCGCGTGCTCGACGCATTCACCAACACAGGTTCGTTCGCAATATACGCCGTTAACTACAACGCTACGTCAGTTGACGCAGTGGAGGATTCGAAAAAGGCATTCGAGGGGCTAAAAAGAAACGTCGCGCTAAACAAGATGGACAGCGCTATTAACTGCCTTCGCGCCGACTCCTTCGACCTGCTACGCGAAAAAGCGGCTGCAGGAGAAAAATACGGCGCAGTAATACTCGACCCGCCGTCGTTTTTAAAGACCAAAGATAGGCGCGAAGGCGCATTACGCGGCTACAAGGACATAAACCTGTACGGCTTGAAACTTCTGGAGGACGGCGGCTTTCTAATCACTGCCTCGTGCTCGCATAACGTAACGCTTGGCGCGTTCCTGGACGTATTAAACGACGCTGCCTCTGACGCGGACTCGCTGCTCGACATACTCGAGATGCGGACACAATCAAAGGACCACCCGGTGCTATTATCCATGCCCGAGACGCATTACTTGAAGTTCGTTATTGCGAGGAAGATGGGGAGGTAA